A section of the Amblyomma americanum isolate KBUSLIRL-KWMA chromosome 2, ASM5285725v1, whole genome shotgun sequence genome encodes:
- the LOC144120746 gene encoding uncharacterized protein LOC144120746 encodes MAFVRAFKRAATELGCAAKNACLISAPRRSLNQLAQSSTTCLPVSCQVKVTAECSPATPSVNRSVVYVPPSVKNPVILPMLRTPWDYTLPSFLKPTVAIGDRKVIAPSSDTNSNDLAEKTDPQPTGSVTEKRAVNMLIIRRKKMKKHKLRKLRKRMYALWAKRRYRREKLKEQAFRAELLAQIHEAQAFDAEKFVTGVLEKLRNRPRPETPEEKREKLLELMRKHRSNVQYIKPKFD; translated from the exons ATGGCTTTCGTACGGGCTTTTAAGCGAGCAGCGACTGAACTTGGTTGCGCTGCAAAGAATGCTTGTCTCATCTCTGCGCCAAGAA gaAGCCTGAACCAGCTTGCTCAAAGCAGCACCACATGTCTGCCTGTGAGCTGTCAGGTAAAAGTCACAGCAGAGTGTTCGCCAGCAACCCCATCTGTCAATCGCAGTGTTGTGTATGTCCCACCAAGTGTCAAGAACCCTGTTATCCTACCAATGCTGAGAACACCATGGGACTACACTCTTCCATCCTTCTTGAAGCCAACAGTTGCCATTGGGGATCGAAAGGTCATAGCCCCATCAAGTGACACAAACTCTAATGACCTAGCAGAAAAAACAGACCCGCAGCCAACGGGCAGTGTCACTGAAAAGCGTGCTGTGAACATGCTGATCATTCGgcggaaaaaaatgaagaagcaCAAGCTTAGGAAGCTGCGCAAAAGGATGTACGCTCTGTGGGCAAAGCGAAGGTATCGCCGTGAAAAGCTTAAGGAGCAAGCTTTCAGGGCAGAGCTTCTGGCTCAGATTCACGAGGCACAGGCTTTTGATGCTGAGAAGTTTGTAACAGGAGTGCTGGAGAAGTTGCGCAACAGGCCGAGGCCAGAGACTCCTGAAGAGAAAAGGGAAAAGCTGCTTGAACTGATGCGCAAGCACAGGAGCAATGTTCAGTATATCAAGCCAAAGTTTGATTGA